From the Candidatus Saccharibacteria bacterium genome, the window CCGTCAAGGTCATCTATATGCGATTCGGTATCCCACGGGGTACCTTCCAATTCACCGTACGTCCGCTCTATTACTAGTGGGTTCAAGATAATCGTATCTGCCGGAAAGCCGATTTCTTGCGCCACAATATGTGCTGTTTCATGCGCCCGGCTCAGAGGAGATGACACAATGCAATCTATGGCGAGGCCATGGGCATTTTTTCCTGCCGCCCTTGCCTGCGATCGTCCTTTTGCCGTCAGAGGCGTGTCGGTGTGGCCTGCTAATATTTTTTGCTTGTTCAGCTCACTCTGTCCGTGGCGTATAAAGTAGAGTCGTTTCATTTTCCTTGCCCTTTCCAGAGTATCTTTATATAACTCAGAGTTAAGGTAGATAGCCCAAACCCCAAAACAGGAACTAGCGCATTCAGCCACGGACTCACGTGAATGACGAAATGCAAGTAGGCAACCACACACAGGTAGGTCAGTAGCATAATGGCACCGCGTCGCACCCAGCTGGTTTCCCATGCCTTCTCTGCCTCAACTTTCTTGTTTCTGGCCTCGAGTGCTGCAACTCGTGCTTCCAGTGATGTATCTTTCACGCGTATAATTATAGTATATGGAAATTACTTTGCCGGGTGGGCGGTATGTGGTGGCGGTAAGCGGGGGAGTGGACTCGGTGGTGCTTTTGCATATGTTGGCAGGGCAAAGGGCAAAGGACAAAAGGCAAAGTAGAACAAATTCAGCCCTCAGCCCTCAGCCCTCAGCCCTAATTATTGCGCACTTCGACCATGGCATTCGGCCCGACTCTGTCGAGGACCGAAAGCTGGTACAAAAACTGGCCAAACAGTACGGGCTGTCTTTCGTGTATGACCGAGCGGAGTTGGGAGCGGGAGCGAGTGAGGCGACTGCCCGGGAAGCACGTTATGCGTTTCTTGCAAAAGTAAAGCAGGCGACAGGCGCCGATGCCATCATCACGGCCCACCACGAGGACGATGTGCTAGAAACCATCATCATCAACTGGCTACGCGGAACAAAAAGCAGAGGGCTCAGCTCGCTACGGTCAAGTCAGCTTGTGCGGCGGCCGCTATTAGGTATGACAAAAAAACAGATTCGGGCTTATGCACATTCGCACAATTTGGCGTGGCGCGAAGACAGCACAAACGCCGACGAAACATACTTACGCAACTACATTCGCAAGCATGTCGTGACAAAACTAGACGAAAAAGCCCGCGCAAAACTGCTGGAACACAGTGCAAAGGCGGCCGAACTGAACGATGCTATTACGGGCCTTGTGGGAGAATACTTGCAGCGGCATACCACGCCCCAGAGTATTGACCGTTTGGCGTACCGGGAACTACCAAAAGAAGTGGCCAGGGAAGTTCTGGCAGAATGGCTGCGCCGAAACACGTCCATTGGAGTGACAACCAAACTTATCCTACGACTCGACACTGCCGTCCGCACCGGCCGAAACGGTTCACAGGTAGATATAGCCAAAGGAAATTCGCTGCACCTAGAGCGTAGCGATGCCCTCCTTCAAAATTGAGTGTAATGATTTGCCCCTATAGTCTCGCCACACTTTTTACTCGGCCGACTAATAAGTGTGGAAAATTAGCGTGATATTGCGGAGTATGCTAATTGCAAACCAAGCATAAGCGGTGCATACTAGAATAAATGGCGGGCCGAGACAATACAGAAGAAAAACGCTTGTATGCAACGCAACTCCTCAAGGCTTGCGACGGGGACGCGCAGACTGCGCTTCAGGAGCTCAAGTTAGCGGCTAAAACCATTCGTGAGTCTAAATCATATACTCCCAAAAATAGCGAAGTTGTCGTTCATGTTGAAAATGTGAGTAAAACGTACAAAGTGGGCAAAACATCGGTTGAGGCACTCAAAGACGTGACCGTGCAGGTACACAAGGGCGAATTTGTTGCCATTACAGGCACGAGCGGCAGCGGCAAAAGCACCCTGCTTCAACTCATCGGCGGGCTCGACAAACCATCGACCGGGGCTATCACCGTGCATAGCCAAGACCTCCAAAAATTACGCGATGGGAAGCTATCGCGCTTCCGCAACCGCACCATTGGTTTTGTGTTCCAGTTCTTTTACTTGCAACCGTTTTTGCGGCTGCAAACCAACATAGAAGTTCCGGCTATGTTCGCCCGCACCAAGCGTGCAGTCCGTGCCGAAAAAAGCAAGGAAACCGCCGAAACGGTTGGTCTTGCTGACCGTTTGCGCCACTACCCACGTGAACTGTCTGGCGGGCAAATGCAGCGAGCGGCCATAGCGCGTGCACTACAGAATAACCCAGAGATTTTGCTCGCAGATGAACCGACCGGTAACCTCGATAGCTCAAATGCGACCGCCATCTTCGAGCTCTTTCAGCGGATTCGTGATGAGCGCGGTGCGACCATTGTGGTCGTCACGCACGACCTAGCGCTTGCCGCTATGGCAGATCGCGCAATTCACATGAGCGACGGGGGAATTGTGGCATGATGTTCCCAGTTGATGGCATTCGTCTTGCCGCCGCCAAACTACGGACCCGACCCGTTCGTACAGGGATCGTGATTACAATTGTGGCGCTCCTTTTTACAGGTATCGCAACAGTAGCGTTTATGATTAGCGGCATAGCTCAAAGCTTAAAGGGTTTTAGTAACGAGGGCTTGAGCAGCCGCTTTATCATTCAAGCTCGTCCCATTGTTGCCGGAAACTTGTGGAGTTCAAGTGACGATAAAGAGTTCATGGATCGTTTGCGCACTGAAACAGTTCGGCTGACGAGCGAAAAAAAGGCAGCAGCGAAACGCCTAGGTATCACATACGACCCTGCGGTCGATCCCAATCTACCGACAATGCAGGGTGGTCCGAAAGGAAGCGAGGAGTATTACGTCAATGGGATGTCTCCAGTAGCAAATGCGCTCTTTGCTGAAAAAATGCGCACAGTACAGCACATTGATTACAATGATTTCGTTGCAACAGCAACACAAGCAGGTGCGAAAAAAATCTACAAAAGTACGTACTATAGTGTGTTCGAAGGGCCGAGTATGCGCCTGGTCAATAGTTACATTCAGCCCATTAAAGACGGTAAAGAGACCCAAAAAGATACTACCGGCGGCCACGGCCCAACTGGCTTTGATACATTGACCAGCAATGGTTGGTCGGCCTTCGATAGTGACTTACTCCTCCCGTTTGTATTACCGGGCCAAAACTTAGCTCTAGGAAGGGACAATAGCGTGCCAGTTATTGCACCAATGAGTGTTGCGGAAGAGATATTGGGTATGACACCCCTGAACTCAACGGCGACATCAAGTCAGCGGCTTGAACGCCTCGTCACGGTTCGCAAGGCCATTGCTGGTAAAACTGCCCAGCTATGTTACCGCAATGCGTCAAGCGCGGAGCTTATGCAGATAGCTCGCGATCAGGTTCGTGAAATGGCGGCCAACAAAGGTAAGCGTGATTTTCAACCGCCCGCACTCCAGTATGCGGTACCGGCAGAGGCATGTGGCGCGGTTGCTATCACAAAAGATACGCGCTCTGCTGAAGAGAAAAAGCAAGCTGCCAACGAGCTCGCATTCAAGAAACAATACGAGGCGTACCCAGACCCAGTTCAGTCAATCGTTCCTGTGCGAATCGTGGGTCTTGTACCCGACCAAAACTATGAGTTTGGCTTTAGCGTGCGTTCACTTGCATCGTCTATATTGCAATCAAGTCTTGGTAGCGGTTGGTTCTCACCTGTAAACGTCATAAAGCCTGATTCCAGCATTGCAAACTTTGTTACCGCGTATGACAAAGCGTTGCCCACGGAACGGGCGTACTATGCAGAATTCGCGACCCTGGCAGAGGCTCGTTCATTTGTAAAAAATAAGACATGTTCAGTTGAATCAAACGGTATGATGCCACCCGGCCAAGACGCTGGTCGTGCCCAAAAATGTTATGCGGCAGGAAAATATTTCGACATGAAACCATTTGGCAGCAATGCGGCTGCTATAGAGGATTTACGCCAAAGCGTGTGGAAGGTCATGAAGTATGTGACGCTCGTGGTCGTCGTCTTGGCTACTTTGGTACTTATGGGCATTGTGGGGAAAATTATAGCCGACAGCCGACGCGAAACAGCTGTATTTCGTGCGCTCGGTGCGACACGAAACGATATTCGTCAAGTCTACCTTACATACACGATATATCTCGGTATTGGGATTACGCTCATAGCATTGTGTTTTGGCGCAATCATCTCGCTCTGGCTTAGTGGCAAATATTCACAAGACATCAGTACTTCTGCCGTCCTTGCGTATAATGCTGCTGACGTAAACAGAAAATTTGTATTGTTTGGGGTGGATGGTCAGCTTATGGTTGCGATTGCGGCTATTATCGTTGCGTCGGCATTGTTTAGCGCTCTGCTCCCACTGGCCACAAACTTGGGGCGCAACCCCATCCGTGACATGCGTGATGAAAACTAGACATAAGACCGTGTCGGGTGAATCTCTTCTCTGTTAAAAAGTGTATCCTAGGTGAAATCGTCGAAAAAGTCACGTATCTGTTGTATACTAGTTCGACATGGAGACAAAATCACCCCGTTCAAGCGGTAAGCGGCCTGCAGGCAAGCGTACCGGGAAAAACATAGGCTTTATAGCCCTCATTGCACTGTTTACACTCATCGCGGTTTCGGCAATGAACCAACCGACGGCACTCAAAGAAATCCCATTCTCGCAGGCTGTCAAAGAAGCAAATGCTGGCAAGTATAACCAAATAGAAGTTAATGGTTCTCAGCTTGTTATCACGGAAAAGAACAAGGAAAAGCCAACGCTAAAATCACGGCTCGAGGATGGCGCTACCACTGTGGACGTGGGCATCAAGAGCGACAAAGTGAAGATTACGGCCAAGCCGTCTAGCTCGACCACCTCGAACATTGTCGGTTTTGGGCTGACCACCATTGTGCCAGTGCTGCTTATAGGGGCATTACTGGTTTGGATGATGCGCAGTGCGCAGGGGCAGGGTAACCAAGCGCTTAGTTTCGGAAAATCTCGCGCCCGACTGTATGGCAACGAAAAAGACAAAGTTACCTTTAAGGAAATAGCTGGACAGGGCGAGGCCAAACAAGATTTAGAAGAAGTAGTGGAGTTCCTGAAGTTTCCCAAAAAGTTTTCGGCACTTGGTGCAAAAATTCCAAAGGGCGTACTACTGGTCGGGCCACCCGGAACCGGTAAAACCATGCTTGCCCGCGCCGTCGCTGGCGAAGCTGGCGTGCCATTTTTCAGTATTTCCGGTTCTGAATTTGTAGAGATGTTTGTGGGTGTTGGTGCGTCACGCGTGCGTGACCTGTTTGCCAAAGCAAAGAAAAACGCACCGTGCATCATATTTGTCGACGAAATTGACGCCGTTGGCCGCCGCCGCGGCAGTGGTATGGGTGGTGGTCATGATGAGCGCGAACAAACACTCAACCAAATTTTGGTAGAAATGGATGGGTTTGAACAGGGGCAAAACGTCATAGTGCTTGCCGCTACCAACCGAGCCGATGTGCTGGACCCAGCGTTGCTTCGCCCGGGGCGTTTTGACCGCCGTGTGATGATTGGCCTGCCAGAACGAGCTGACCGCTTGGCGGTGCTACAGATTCACTTCAAAGACAAGCCGCTTGCCAAAGACGTTGACCTAGATGCCCTTGCCGCCAAAACAGCTGGCTCTTCCGGTGCAGATCTAGCAAACATTGCCAATGAAGCGGCGATTATTGCTGCTAGAAATAACCACAACCAGATTACACAAGAAGATGTGACTGAAGCTTTTGAGCGCGTGGCGATTGGCCCGGAGCGCAAGAGCAAGGTTATGAACGAGAAAGAAAAAGAACTCACCGCGTATCACGAAGCTGGGCATGCCATTGTTGGGCATGTGTTGCCAGACAGTGATGTCGTGCACAAAGTTACCATCATACCTCGTGGTGGTACTGGCGGCGTGACTTGGTTTATCCCTCCTGAAGACAAGAGCTACCACAGCATTCTCGAATACAAAGATGTGCTGGCTCGTATGCTGGGTGGTCGTATAGCTGAGGAAATTATGTATGGGAAAGACCGCGTAACTACTGGTGCCGGCAATGACCTCCAGAAAGCCGCCGAACTGGCGCGCGAAATGGTTACCAAACAGGGTATGGGAAGTAAACTTCGCGACCAAGTGTTCCACGCCGAAGAGGGCATTATGATGGAGCGCATCATGCACGAACGCGAATACTCTGACGAAACGGCCAAAATTATTGACGACGAAGTCGAAGCACTTATAACAGAGGCGGCCCAGCGTGCCCGTGGGGTAATAAATGCAAACATGGCACAGCTGAAAAAGCTAAAAGACGCCTTGCTGGAAAAAGAAACCGTCGAAGCAGAAGAAGTCGCTAAGCTATTTGATGGTTCGCATCTGCCTAAAGAAGCCGCGCTGTACTAACTGGTTTGGGCTCGAACAATAGCTTCTACGACCGCCAATTCGAGTGTTGCACCGGGATACTCACCACGGACCGCAACGGTAGCTTCTGGTTGAGTTTCATCAGGAATAAAGGTACCATCTTCAGATAAAGTGCCAAAAACAAGCACACCGAGCATACTATTCATAGTGAGCGTCGGAGGGGTATAGTCGGTTCTAAGAGTCCCGTCCCGTGGGCTGGAATCTAAGTCGACTGTGAGGCTTGCGTATTGTGCTAGACTGGCATTTCCACTAAATGGCCACCATCTGCGGTCTTTTCTGGTATTTGGTACTAGTTTTCCCCAAACTGCGCCCCCTACTGCAACTTGTTCGGAGTCTGGGCCAGATGTGGGATGAAACGAATATCGAATAGGCGCGAGCTCGCCATTTTTTGATTTAGACATAGTATAATTATAACATATTTATTGAATAAATTACAAATCATGGAAACGCGGCTATTTTTCATACACGAAAAGTGAGACAATAGGAGGTGAAACCGCTTACGGAGCGGGAATTCACTATGGCGGGAAAACTATTTGGAAAGGCCGAAGAGCCAACGCATGATGATACAGGGGTGGTACTACTCCTGCAGGTGCCACGCACCAACGATAAAAAAGAACTGGCGGCCGAGCAAATGTTCGCCAGTCTGCACGGGCTACTTACCATACCCACGCC encodes:
- a CDS encoding histidine phosphatase family protein; translated protein: MKRLYFIRHGQSELNKQKILAGHTDTPLTAKGRSQARAAGKNAHGLAIDCIVSSPLSRAHETAHIVAQEIGFPADTIILNPLVIERTYGELEGTPWDTESHIDDLDGVETLAAVLARAHETLTFVSSLPYENILIASHGTFGLALQAAIQGEQTFQDVDGIPNAEVIRFIPTFSFESEHPVAF
- the tilS gene encoding tRNA lysidine(34) synthetase TilS, encoding MEITLPGGRYVVAVSGGVDSVVLLHMLAGQRAKDKRQSRTNSALSPQPSALIIAHFDHGIRPDSVEDRKLVQKLAKQYGLSFVYDRAELGAGASEATAREARYAFLAKVKQATGADAIITAHHEDDVLETIIINWLRGTKSRGLSSLRSSQLVRRPLLGMTKKQIRAYAHSHNLAWREDSTNADETYLRNYIRKHVVTKLDEKARAKLLEHSAKAAELNDAITGLVGEYLQRHTTPQSIDRLAYRELPKEVAREVLAEWLRRNTSIGVTTKLILRLDTAVRTGRNGSQVDIAKGNSLHLERSDALLQN
- a CDS encoding ABC transporter ATP-binding protein; protein product: MAGRDNTEEKRLYATQLLKACDGDAQTALQELKLAAKTIRESKSYTPKNSEVVVHVENVSKTYKVGKTSVEALKDVTVQVHKGEFVAITGTSGSGKSTLLQLIGGLDKPSTGAITVHSQDLQKLRDGKLSRFRNRTIGFVFQFFYLQPFLRLQTNIEVPAMFARTKRAVRAEKSKETAETVGLADRLRHYPRELSGGQMQRAAIARALQNNPEILLADEPTGNLDSSNATAIFELFQRIRDERGATIVVVTHDLALAAMADRAIHMSDGGIVA
- a CDS encoding ABC transporter permease codes for the protein MMFPVDGIRLAAAKLRTRPVRTGIVITIVALLFTGIATVAFMISGIAQSLKGFSNEGLSSRFIIQARPIVAGNLWSSSDDKEFMDRLRTETVRLTSEKKAAAKRLGITYDPAVDPNLPTMQGGPKGSEEYYVNGMSPVANALFAEKMRTVQHIDYNDFVATATQAGAKKIYKSTYYSVFEGPSMRLVNSYIQPIKDGKETQKDTTGGHGPTGFDTLTSNGWSAFDSDLLLPFVLPGQNLALGRDNSVPVIAPMSVAEEILGMTPLNSTATSSQRLERLVTVRKAIAGKTAQLCYRNASSAELMQIARDQVREMAANKGKRDFQPPALQYAVPAEACGAVAITKDTRSAEEKKQAANELAFKKQYEAYPDPVQSIVPVRIVGLVPDQNYEFGFSVRSLASSILQSSLGSGWFSPVNVIKPDSSIANFVTAYDKALPTERAYYAEFATLAEARSFVKNKTCSVESNGMMPPGQDAGRAQKCYAAGKYFDMKPFGSNAAAIEDLRQSVWKVMKYVTLVVVVLATLVLMGIVGKIIADSRRETAVFRALGATRNDIRQVYLTYTIYLGIGITLIALCFGAIISLWLSGKYSQDISTSAVLAYNAADVNRKFVLFGVDGQLMVAIAAIIVASALFSALLPLATNLGRNPIRDMRDEN
- the ftsH gene encoding ATP-dependent zinc metalloprotease FtsH; this encodes METKSPRSSGKRPAGKRTGKNIGFIALIALFTLIAVSAMNQPTALKEIPFSQAVKEANAGKYNQIEVNGSQLVITEKNKEKPTLKSRLEDGATTVDVGIKSDKVKITAKPSSSTTSNIVGFGLTTIVPVLLIGALLVWMMRSAQGQGNQALSFGKSRARLYGNEKDKVTFKEIAGQGEAKQDLEEVVEFLKFPKKFSALGAKIPKGVLLVGPPGTGKTMLARAVAGEAGVPFFSISGSEFVEMFVGVGASRVRDLFAKAKKNAPCIIFVDEIDAVGRRRGSGMGGGHDEREQTLNQILVEMDGFEQGQNVIVLAATNRADVLDPALLRPGRFDRRVMIGLPERADRLAVLQIHFKDKPLAKDVDLDALAAKTAGSSGADLANIANEAAIIAARNNHNQITQEDVTEAFERVAIGPERKSKVMNEKEKELTAYHEAGHAIVGHVLPDSDVVHKVTIIPRGGTGGVTWFIPPEDKSYHSILEYKDVLARMLGGRIAEEIMYGKDRVTTGAGNDLQKAAELAREMVTKQGMGSKLRDQVFHAEEGIMMERIMHEREYSDETAKIIDDEVEALITEAAQRARGVINANMAQLKKLKDALLEKETVEAEEVAKLFDGSHLPKEAALY